One genomic segment of Candidatus Eisenbacteria bacterium includes these proteins:
- a CDS encoding cold shock domain-containing protein, which translates to MYRGTVKWFNEAKGFGFIAQESGDDVFVHFSAIQSQGFKSLADGDQVEFDVTKGPKGLSATNVRKI; encoded by the coding sequence ATGTATCGCGGTACCGTGAAGTGGTTCAACGAGGCCAAGGGTTTCGGCTTCATCGCGCAGGAGAGCGGGGACGACGTGTTCGTCCACTTTTCGGCGATTCAAAGCCAGGGATTCAAGAGCCTCGCCGATGGCGATCAGGTGGAGTTCGACGTCACGAAGGGCCCGAAGGGCCTCTCAGCGACGAACGTCCGCAAGATCTGA
- a CDS encoding ABC transporter permease: MRLRDLFELSLEAQGRHRVRTALTLGGIAIGVAAVVILTSLGTAAKAYVVNQFAGLGTNLVIVLPGKVETSGFPTFGGATRDLTIEDVESLLRRAPAVRRAAPLSMGTARFVWGGRHRDVRVVGTTSEFRTIRNLELRVGQFLPPGDPRIGGPVAVIGANVQREVFAGENPIGQAVRIGKTRFRVIGALEPQGANLGLNVDDMVMVPVAIGMRMFDQTSLFRIFTQANTAEDVPVLIRQVTRVLIDRHDGLEDFTLITQAAMLKTFQSVIDALTVSLAGIAAISLAVAGIGIMNVMLVSVSERAPEVGLLKALGARRRQILSVFLSDAVIVSSAGALMGVVLGVIAVAIGAGVFPDFPLRPDLGWVAVVVVLAILEGAVFGLLPARRAARLSPVDGLRGKR; this comes from the coding sequence ATGAGACTTCGGGATCTGTTCGAGCTGAGCCTGGAGGCACAGGGCCGTCATCGAGTTCGCACGGCGCTCACGCTGGGCGGGATCGCGATCGGTGTGGCCGCGGTGGTCATCCTCACCTCGCTCGGAACGGCGGCCAAGGCCTACGTCGTCAACCAGTTCGCGGGGCTCGGCACGAACCTGGTGATCGTCCTGCCGGGGAAGGTCGAAACCAGCGGATTCCCGACATTCGGGGGCGCCACCCGCGATCTCACGATCGAGGACGTCGAGAGTCTCCTCAGGCGCGCGCCTGCGGTGCGGCGCGCGGCGCCGCTCTCGATGGGAACCGCGCGGTTCGTCTGGGGCGGCCGTCATCGGGACGTGCGCGTGGTGGGGACCACCTCCGAGTTCCGGACGATCCGCAACCTGGAGCTGCGGGTCGGGCAGTTCCTGCCTCCCGGTGATCCCCGGATCGGCGGTCCGGTCGCGGTGATCGGCGCCAACGTCCAGCGGGAGGTATTCGCCGGGGAAAACCCGATCGGCCAGGCCGTGCGCATCGGGAAGACGCGCTTTCGGGTGATCGGAGCTCTCGAGCCGCAGGGAGCGAACCTCGGCCTCAACGTGGACGACATGGTGATGGTGCCGGTGGCGATCGGCATGCGCATGTTCGACCAGACGAGCCTGTTTCGCATCTTCACCCAGGCGAACACCGCCGAGGATGTGCCCGTGCTCATCCGTCAGGTGACGCGAGTTCTGATCGACCGCCACGACGGTCTCGAGGACTTCACGCTGATCACGCAGGCGGCCATGCTCAAGACGTTTCAGTCGGTGATCGACGCACTCACCGTGTCGCTGGCCGGAATCGCCGCGATCTCCCTGGCGGTCGCGGGCATCGGCATCATGAACGTCATGCTGGTCTCGGTGTCGGAGCGCGCCCCCGAAGTCGGGCTGCTCAAGGCGCTGGGCGCGAGACGGCGGCAGATCCTCTCGGTGTTCCTCTCCGACGCCGTGATCGTCTCGAGCGCCGGGGCGCTGATGGGAGTGGTCCTGGGGGTGATCGCCGTGGCGATCGGAGCCGGTGTGTTCCCGGACTTCCCCCTGCGTCCCGACCTGGGCTGGGTCGCTGTCGTGGTCGTGCTGGCGATCCTGGAGGGCGCCGTGTTCGGCTTGCTGCCGGCGCGGCGTGCGGCCCGGCTGAGCCCGGTGGACGGGCTGCGCGGCAAGCGGTGA
- a CDS encoding DUF2892 domain-containing protein has product MKPNVGGIDRAFRAVVGLAIIGIGVYFNSWWGALGVVPLATAAFRWCPVYVPFGTTTARTAQRMT; this is encoded by the coding sequence ATGAAGCCCAATGTGGGCGGGATCGATCGCGCTTTTCGCGCGGTGGTCGGACTGGCCATCATCGGCATCGGCGTGTACTTCAACTCCTGGTGGGGTGCGCTGGGCGTGGTGCCGCTCGCGACTGCGGCCTTCCGGTGGTGCCCGGTGTACGTGCCGTTCGGCACCACGACGGCGAGGACCGCACAACGAATGACGTGA
- a CDS encoding ABC transporter permease yields the protein MTVADLLSLTREAVGSHRLRYGLTALAIAVGVAAVVLLASIGEGTRQFIEKQMSQFGTTLIAINPGKLETGGIPGTLASRRKLTLDDARALRRIPGVTGVVPEAFGSARVRYGGRGRDVYIFGVSAEAEKVWSWRVATGRFLPEMDFDRASAVVVLGARLKRELFEDGNPLGAAVRIGSSRFRVIGVMESKGQYLGFDLDDAAFIPVADAMRLLNRPEVDEIDLLAATHDDIQPVAERSRALLIERHNGEEDFTITTQQEAQGTVNRILAVVTGVVTAIAGISLLVGAIGILTIMWIVVQERAGEIGLIKALGARRQQILAWYLFEAGVTAVAGGIAGLTVGFGFAALLAAVIPGIEVSIQPWMVVSAVAMALFVGLAAGVAPARRAAWMNPVDALREE from the coding sequence GTGACCGTCGCCGATCTGCTCTCGCTCACTCGCGAAGCGGTGGGCTCGCACCGCCTCCGTTACGGACTCACCGCTCTCGCGATCGCCGTGGGCGTGGCGGCCGTCGTGCTGCTCGCGTCGATCGGCGAGGGGACGCGACAGTTCATCGAGAAGCAGATGAGCCAGTTCGGGACCACGCTGATCGCCATCAACCCCGGCAAGCTCGAGACCGGAGGCATTCCCGGCACCCTGGCCAGCCGGCGCAAGCTCACGCTGGACGATGCCCGCGCCTTGCGGCGCATCCCGGGTGTGACGGGCGTGGTCCCGGAAGCCTTCGGCTCGGCGCGGGTGAGGTACGGCGGCCGCGGCCGCGATGTGTACATCTTCGGGGTCTCCGCCGAAGCCGAGAAGGTGTGGTCGTGGCGCGTCGCCACCGGGCGCTTCCTTCCGGAGATGGACTTCGATCGCGCCTCGGCGGTCGTGGTGCTGGGAGCGCGACTCAAGCGCGAGCTGTTCGAGGACGGCAACCCGCTCGGCGCCGCGGTGCGCATCGGCTCCTCGCGGTTCCGGGTCATCGGCGTGATGGAATCCAAGGGACAGTACCTGGGATTCGATCTCGACGACGCGGCCTTCATCCCGGTCGCTGACGCCATGCGATTGCTCAACCGTCCCGAGGTGGACGAGATCGACCTGCTGGCTGCCACGCACGACGACATCCAGCCGGTGGCCGAACGGTCGCGGGCGCTCTTGATCGAGCGCCATAACGGTGAGGAAGACTTCACGATCACCACGCAGCAAGAGGCACAGGGCACCGTGAACCGCATCCTGGCCGTGGTGACCGGCGTCGTGACCGCGATCGCGGGGATCAGCCTCCTCGTGGGCGCGATCGGGATTCTCACCATCATGTGGATCGTGGTGCAGGAACGCGCGGGAGAGATCGGCCTGATCAAGGCGCTCGGCGCTCGCCGTCAGCAGATCCTCGCGTGGTATCTCTTCGAGGCCGGAGTGACGGCCGTGGCCGGTGGAATCGCCGGATTGACGGTCGGCTTCGGCTTCGCCGCGCTTCTCGCCGCGGTGATTCCCGGGATCGAGGTGTCGATCCAGCCGTGGATGGTGGTGTCGGCGGTTGCCATGGCGCTGTTCGTAGGGCTTGCCGCGGGGGTCGCGCCGGCGCGCCGAGCGGCCTGGATGAACCCGGTGGATGCGCTGCGCGAAGAGTGA
- a CDS encoding ABC transporter ATP-binding protein translates to MTERAGDHNGPIIVLEDVSRVYRMGESEVRALDHVSLAVQRGEFMAIMGPSGSGKSTMLNVLGCLDSPSAGRYLLDGEPVERLSEDQLADVRQRRISFIFQTFHLVARMTALRNVELPMIFAGVAPAERRRRATAALESVGLAARATHRPDQLSGGERQRVAIARAIVMEPDILLADEPTGNLDTASGGEIVALLKDLNGRGLSIVLVTHDPSVAAQARRILRMRDGRIVGDEALAGARA, encoded by the coding sequence GTGACCGAGCGGGCGGGTGATCACAACGGCCCGATCATCGTGCTCGAGGATGTCTCGCGCGTCTATCGGATGGGCGAAAGCGAGGTGCGCGCGCTGGATCATGTCTCGCTAGCGGTTCAGCGCGGCGAGTTCATGGCCATCATGGGGCCGTCGGGCTCGGGGAAGTCCACGATGCTGAACGTGCTCGGATGTCTCGACTCGCCCAGTGCAGGACGTTACTTGCTCGATGGGGAGCCGGTCGAGCGGCTGTCGGAGGATCAGCTCGCCGACGTTCGCCAGCGACGAATCAGCTTCATCTTCCAGACCTTTCACTTGGTCGCGCGCATGACGGCGCTGCGCAACGTGGAGCTGCCGATGATCTTCGCGGGAGTCGCTCCGGCCGAGCGGCGGCGGCGGGCCACCGCCGCGCTCGAGTCGGTCGGCCTGGCGGCGCGGGCGACGCACCGCCCCGATCAGCTCTCCGGTGGCGAGCGCCAGCGAGTCGCCATCGCGCGCGCGATCGTGATGGAGCCGGACATCCTGCTCGCCGACGAGCCCACGGGGAACCTCGACACCGCCTCGGGCGGCGAGATCGTCGCATTGCTCAAGGATCTGAATGGCCGCGGGTTGAGCATCGTTCTCGTCACCCACGATCCGAGCGTCGCCGCTCAGGCGCGGCGGATCCTGCGGATGCGCGACGGGCGCATCGTCGGAGACGAAGCGCTGGCCGGAGCCCGTGCATGA
- the fdhF gene encoding formate dehydrogenase subunit alpha, giving the protein MIQVDGKQVAPDGSLLHACREAGVPVAAFCYDERLSTGGHCRSCMVEVDGRLVAACTTAARAGSVVVTDSPRLAAYRRDLGELMLAESSPRGPVAETLARWGADGSRYGRAGGSPTVDDSHPYLRIALDQCILCRRCIRACDEIQGQFVYAVAGRGATSRLSWGVGAFAESPCVSCGACVDTCPTGALSDVDRQSQVPKTSTVRTTCGYCGVGCQLEVQASNDRVARIRGARAAVNRGHLCVKGRYAHGFSRHRDRLTQPLVRRGGRLEPASWAEAIAAVVAGLEKCRGAVAGLSSSRATNEENYLFQKWLRAGLGTHDVDCCARVCHAPSAAGMRAAFGTGAATNSLEDIERADLLMVVGANPTEAHPVAGTRVRQAALRGASLIVIDPRRTELAEIADLHLAPRPGTNVPLLNAIACALVEGGLVDRDFMAARAEGWEEFQPFILRQPPEGAESVTGVPAAAIREAAHRYGKAERPMMLHGLGVTEHFQGSEAVMLLCNLALLRGAVGRPGTGVNPLRGQNNVQGAADMGCQPDLLTGYQDPNDPEVRKRFEAAWGRPLPRRPGRVLHQMYEAIGTGEIRAMLVFGEDVIQSDPDTKDVRRRLEALDFLMVQELYVSETASLAHVVLPGSSFLEKDGTFTNGERRIQRVRRAIAPPGQARADWEILIELMAATGYSQSFRSPADIMEEIAKVAPAFAGVSYPRLEGDGLQWPVPSADHPGTTFLHGESFPRGRGRLSRVEYVPTPEHGTPLTLVTGRVLEHYNTGSMTRRTPNQVLVPEDALEIHPRDARSRDISNGQRVRIASAHGEALVHAHVTDRVPEGTVFLSFHFPDTGANRLTGPVRDRITGCPQYKVTAVEVSAV; this is encoded by the coding sequence ATGATCCAGGTCGACGGCAAGCAGGTCGCCCCCGATGGCTCGCTGCTCCACGCCTGTCGCGAGGCCGGGGTGCCCGTGGCTGCCTTTTGCTACGACGAACGCCTCTCGACCGGCGGCCACTGCCGCTCCTGCATGGTCGAGGTCGACGGCCGCCTCGTCGCAGCCTGCACGACCGCGGCCCGCGCCGGCAGCGTGGTGGTCACGGACAGCCCACGGTTGGCTGCCTATCGCCGCGATCTCGGCGAGCTGATGCTTGCCGAGTCGTCCCCGCGTGGGCCAGTCGCCGAGACCCTGGCGCGGTGGGGCGCCGACGGCAGCCGCTACGGTCGAGCCGGAGGCAGCCCGACCGTCGACGACTCGCATCCGTATCTTCGCATCGCGCTCGACCAGTGCATCCTCTGCCGCCGCTGCATCCGTGCATGCGATGAGATCCAGGGCCAGTTCGTGTACGCGGTCGCGGGACGAGGCGCGACGTCACGCCTGTCGTGGGGTGTCGGCGCCTTCGCCGAGTCTCCCTGCGTCTCGTGCGGCGCCTGCGTCGATACCTGCCCCACCGGCGCGTTGAGCGACGTGGACCGGCAGAGCCAGGTCCCAAAGACCTCGACCGTGCGCACCACCTGTGGTTATTGCGGCGTTGGCTGCCAGCTCGAGGTGCAGGCATCGAATGACCGGGTCGCGAGGATTCGCGGCGCCCGGGCTGCCGTGAACCGGGGACACCTGTGCGTGAAGGGGCGCTACGCGCACGGATTCTCTCGGCATCGCGACCGCCTCACGCAGCCTCTGGTGCGCCGAGGGGGTCGCCTGGAGCCGGCGAGCTGGGCCGAGGCGATCGCCGCCGTGGTGGCGGGGCTGGAGAAATGCCGCGGCGCGGTCGCCGGACTTTCTTCCTCTCGCGCCACCAACGAAGAGAACTATCTCTTTCAGAAGTGGCTTCGGGCCGGGCTCGGCACTCACGACGTGGACTGCTGCGCACGAGTCTGTCACGCGCCATCGGCCGCCGGGATGCGCGCGGCGTTCGGCACCGGAGCGGCGACCAACAGCCTCGAGGACATCGAGCGCGCCGACCTGCTCATGGTCGTCGGCGCCAATCCGACCGAGGCTCACCCCGTGGCCGGGACGCGGGTGCGTCAGGCCGCGCTCCGGGGGGCTTCGTTGATCGTGATCGATCCACGCCGCACCGAGCTGGCGGAGATCGCGGATCTCCACCTGGCGCCACGCCCGGGCACCAACGTGCCGCTCCTCAACGCGATCGCCTGCGCGCTGGTCGAAGGGGGCTTGGTCGACCGCGACTTCATGGCCGCTCGAGCCGAGGGCTGGGAAGAGTTCCAGCCCTTCATCCTTCGCCAGCCCCCCGAGGGCGCCGAGTCGGTGACCGGCGTTCCGGCCGCGGCGATTCGCGAGGCCGCGCATCGATACGGCAAGGCCGAGCGGCCGATGATGCTCCACGGGCTGGGCGTGACCGAGCACTTCCAGGGCAGCGAGGCGGTCATGCTGCTCTGCAATCTGGCGCTGCTGCGGGGCGCGGTCGGACGCCCAGGGACCGGCGTCAATCCGCTGCGGGGGCAGAACAATGTTCAGGGCGCTGCGGACATGGGCTGCCAGCCCGACCTTCTGACCGGGTACCAGGATCCCAACGATCCCGAAGTGCGGAAGCGCTTCGAAGCCGCATGGGGGCGACCCCTTCCCCGCCGCCCCGGCCGTGTGCTCCATCAGATGTACGAGGCGATCGGCACGGGCGAGATCCGGGCGATGCTGGTCTTCGGGGAAGACGTGATCCAATCGGATCCCGACACGAAAGACGTCCGGCGGCGACTCGAAGCTCTGGATTTCCTGATGGTCCAGGAGCTCTATGTCTCGGAGACCGCATCGCTCGCCCACGTGGTGCTCCCGGGCTCGAGTTTCCTGGAGAAAGACGGCACGTTCACGAATGGAGAGCGCCGCATCCAGAGAGTGCGGCGAGCGATCGCGCCACCCGGGCAGGCGCGCGCGGATTGGGAGATCCTGATCGAGCTGATGGCGGCGACCGGCTATTCGCAGTCGTTCCGGAGCCCCGCCGACATCATGGAAGAGATCGCCAAGGTCGCCCCCGCGTTCGCCGGTGTGAGCTACCCGCGGCTGGAGGGCGATGGACTGCAGTGGCCCGTGCCTTCCGCCGACCACCCCGGCACGACGTTCCTCCATGGCGAGAGCTTCCCGCGCGGCCGCGGTCGGCTATCACGGGTCGAATACGTCCCTACGCCGGAGCACGGAACCCCTCTCACGCTCGTGACCGGCCGTGTGCTGGAGCACTACAACACCGGCAGCATGACCCGCCGCACGCCGAACCAGGTCCTGGTGCCGGAAGATGCGCTGGAGATCCATCCGCGCGACGCCCGGTCCCGCGACATCTCGAACGGCCAGCGCGTGCGCATCGCCAGCGCCCATGGGGAAGCGCTCGTCCATGCACACGTCACCGACCGAGTTCCCGAAGGCACCGTGTTCCTCTCGTTTCACTTCCCCGATACGGGCGCCAACCGGCTGACCGGACCGGTCCGGGATCGGATCACCGGGTGCCCGCAATACAAGGTGACGGCGGTGGAGGTGAGCGCCGTCTAG
- a CDS encoding efflux RND transporter periplasmic adaptor subunit, whose product MKRWRHVAWIVATAVVIIVLLQLTVCQPRAIEVETARVGRGDVEDAVTNSEAGTLKARRRSRVGADRAGRVVDLPRREGDGVKAGDVLALLDPSTSASRLDLARRDLDVQRASLASARAAFDLARVQFERSRELHRQKLIADGEMDQARSRFEETRAALAAAEAAVARAQAGVRVARDDLDHLKVRAPYAGVVAQRLVEIGESLIPGQPVVEIVSLEELYVSAAIDEVDIGRLQVGQAARVKLDPYRGEEWQGTVSRVFPVVNDKLEQNRTLEVEVNMMADPGKPTPRPGTSADVVIVLDKRKDVLRVPTFAILEARRVLVIERGKAVARDIETGLRNWEWTEVRRGLRGGETVITSIDKQGVKAGARVKPRAASDAGGS is encoded by the coding sequence ATGAAACGCTGGCGCCATGTCGCATGGATCGTGGCCACTGCGGTCGTGATCATCGTTCTGCTCCAGCTCACGGTGTGCCAGCCTCGCGCGATCGAGGTCGAGACCGCGCGCGTCGGGCGCGGCGACGTCGAGGATGCGGTCACCAACAGCGAGGCGGGCACGCTCAAAGCCCGAAGGCGGTCGCGGGTCGGAGCTGACCGAGCCGGCAGGGTCGTCGATCTTCCGCGGCGGGAGGGCGATGGTGTGAAGGCGGGCGACGTGCTCGCCCTGCTCGACCCCTCGACTTCGGCGTCCCGCCTCGACCTGGCGCGCCGGGATCTCGACGTCCAGAGAGCCTCATTGGCCTCCGCGCGAGCTGCCTTCGACCTGGCTCGCGTGCAGTTCGAACGATCCCGGGAGCTGCACCGGCAGAAGCTGATCGCCGACGGCGAAATGGACCAGGCTCGCAGCCGCTTCGAGGAGACCCGCGCGGCGCTCGCCGCGGCCGAGGCCGCCGTCGCGCGCGCGCAGGCCGGCGTGCGGGTGGCACGCGACGACCTGGATCACTTGAAGGTGCGCGCGCCTTACGCGGGCGTGGTCGCGCAGCGCCTCGTCGAGATCGGGGAATCGTTGATCCCCGGCCAGCCGGTCGTCGAAATTGTCTCGCTCGAAGAGCTGTACGTGAGCGCCGCGATCGACGAGGTGGATATCGGCAGGCTTCAGGTCGGACAGGCGGCGCGCGTCAAGCTGGATCCCTATCGCGGTGAGGAGTGGCAGGGAACCGTGAGCCGCGTGTTTCCGGTGGTCAACGACAAGCTCGAGCAGAACCGCACGCTCGAAGTCGAGGTGAACATGATGGCCGACCCCGGAAAGCCGACGCCGCGGCCGGGAACGTCGGCGGACGTGGTCATCGTGCTCGACAAGCGCAAGGATGTCCTGCGGGTCCCGACGTTCGCGATCCTCGAGGCCAGGCGCGTGCTGGTGATCGAGCGCGGCAAGGCCGTGGCCCGCGACATCGAGACCGGCCTTCGCAACTGGGAATGGACCGAGGTCCGCCGGGGCCTGCGTGGCGGCGAGACCGTCATCACGAGCATCGACAAGCAGGGTGTGAAGGCAGGGGCTCGGGTCAAGCCGCGCGCCGCGTCGGATGCCGGCGGGTCGTGA